The window CAGTCGTCCGGGCCGTCCTCGAGCGTCATCTCGAGGTCGTAGATGTCGTTGTAGCCGAGTTCCTCTTCGACGGTGGCGGTGACTCGTTCGCCCTCGCCGATCGGTACGTCGCCGAGTGAGACGCTTTCGACCGCAATCCGCGTGTCGTGGACGATCTCGAGGTCCCCGTCGTAGCTCCCGCTTTCGACCGAGTAATCGGACGCGCTCGCGGTCGCCGAGAAGTCGTAGTCTCCCTCGGAGAGGCCGGTACTCGCCGTGACGACGACGTCGACCGTCTCGGTCGACCGGGCATCGATCTCGTCCGGAACGTTCTGGGTGTCGACCGAGATGTCCCAGCTCGAGGCCGAGGCGGAGACGCTGCTGACGTCGAGCGGCTGGTCGCCGTCGTTTGGCACCTCGAGTTCGATCGTCTCGGTGATCTCGTCGGTTTCGTCCCGTGGCTCGTCGAACACCATCGGATCGTCGAACTCGAGTTCGCCGAAGTAGCCGGGGTAGATGACTCGAGCCTCGACGTCGACCTGGCGGGTCTCGTCGTACTCGTATCGTGCATCCTCGAGTTCGACGGTCCAGGACAGCGACTCGTGTTGATCGACGTCCTCGTCGACCGTGATCTGCCACTCGGCGGTATCCTCGCCGCCCGGACCGGTCTGGACGCTGCCTTCGCCCCAGCTACTGCCGTCCATGTCGTTCAACTCGAGCGTGGCGTCCGGATCGTCGTCCACGATCCGCCACTCGACGCCCTCGAGGCCGGTATCGCCGCCGACCTCCTCGATGACGACTTCCCCGCTCGCGGTTTCGCCGACGAGCAGGTCGCCGGCGTCCAGGGGATCGTCCTCGAAATCCGGAGTCGGTGGCTGGGCTTCGACGGTGACGGTGAAGTCGAACGATACACCGTTGGCATCACCGTAGACTGTGTACGTGCCGGGGTCGGCGTCGTCGTCGACGTCGACGTCGAGATCGACGCTCTCGGAATCGCCCGGCGGGATCGTCACGGTCGTCTCCTCGACGTCGAACGGCTGTCCGCCGTCGTCGACGGAGATCGTCGCGTCGACGTCCTGTTCCTCTTCGGTCCCGCTCGTCCAGACCGTGACCGTGGTCTCGCCCGTTTCTCCGGCCATCACCTCCACGTCTTCGGCGCTCGCACTGCTGACGGATGCCGCCTGTGCGGCCGGCACCATCGTCAACCCGACCACTACTGCGAGCACCAGCAGTGCCACACTGCGCCTAGACATCCCCATCACCCACCGTCACGACGGACCCGACCTGCGCCCGTTCGTAGGTCCGTTGCCATGCGAAGATCCGCCCCAGCAGGATCGTCCCCAACAGTCCGACGATCACGCCGTACCCTACGAGCACCGACGCCGACGCAATCGCCAGCGACAGGCGAGCGTCACTCGTTTCGTCGTCGAGCGTCGCGAGCGCCTCCTCGCGGTCCTCGAGCCCGTGGAACGTTGCCTCCGCTCGAGCGTCGGCCACCGCGTCGTCGACCGTTCGTACCTCCTGGTACTGCTCGAACGTCCCGAGGACGTTCGGCGCGCCGGCGACAGCGCTGCCGACGTCGTTGCAGTCCCCGCAGTCGTCGAAGAATGCCTCGGCGTCGGCTTCGGCGTCGTCCATCTCCGCGAGAGCGGCCTCGTAGGCCGCGGTCTCTTGCTGGACCTGGAGGTTGAACTCCGCGGCCTCGTCCGGCATGTTCGCCCGTTCGTAGGCCGTCGCGGTCAGCGAGAGCAACTCGAGCCGGTCGGGGGTCCGCTCGGCCGCCTCGGCCTCGTCGTAGAGGCCGTCGGCAAGCCCCTCGTAGAACCGCGTTACCGCGAGGTCGGCGAGCGTCGCCTGGGTCTGTTCGTACTCCTCTAAGTCGGCGATGTGTGCGTCAGTCTCCTCCGCGTACTCCAGGCTCTCCTCGTAGTCGCCGTCCTCGGCGTGGCGGTACGCTCGATCGAACGCTACCATCGCGGCGCGCGCGGCCTCGAGTTGCGCGCGCTCGTCGTCGTCGAGGGTGCCGGTCTCCTGTACCTGGGTCACGGCGAAGGTCCGAATCGTCTCGAACTCGTCGTACTCCTCGTAGGCCTCGGTGCCCTCCATCGCCCGGAACTCCTCGAAGTAGTCGTCGGCCGTTTCGGGCTCGTCCGCCGCGGCGGCCCCCGCGAAAAGCGGCGCGGCCGCGACCGCTGAAACGGCGACGATCGCGACGAGGATCACCGCTCGAGCGTCGGCGCCCGGTGTTGTCGTCGTCAGTGTCGGTCTCGATCTCATCTCTAGAACACCGTCCGTGACAGTCGTTCGCGGAGGGAGTCGTGCTCGAACAACTGTTCGACCGCATCGAGCACGAGCAGGGACGCGTAGGCGGTGACGATCGCCTGGTCTCCCCGATCGGCGTCGCCGACCAGATCCCAGGCGCGGTTGTGCATCTCTCGGGCCGGCGCGATCTCGGAGACGTCCCGCCGGGCGTCCTCGATCTGCCCAGCGACGTCCTCGTAGCGTTGTTTGAGTCGGTTCCGCTGGCTCGTCGGATCGTCACTGAGGCGATCGAGCAACTCGGCGAGGTCGTACTCGCCGCGCCACCGGACGCCGGCGTCCGGCATGTCAGCACAGGCGGCAAAGAGGTCGACGTTGCGCTTGGTCGTCATCGCATCGTTGATCGCCTCGGTCGTCTCCGCGGCGGCCTCGAGGATCGCGTCCGCGACCGCGTCAGGGTCGTGGTCGCCGCCGACGAACAGGTGACCGGCGTCGGGCATCGACTCGACGGTCTCGAGCATCGACTCGACGACCGACGCGTAGTACTCGGGGATCGACGTATCCCGGCCCGACTGGGCCGCGAGCGACTCGAGGTCGCGCCGGACGTCGGCGATCCGGTCGCGCTGGCCCTGGGAGAGCGACCAGGTGAAGCGGGCGTCGACCTCGGCCGTCGCCGTTCCGTTCTCGCGGACGACGAGGTCGGCCTCGCCGCCGGCAAAGAGGTCCGAACGGTCGCCGGGCGAGGGAACCTCGACGCGGTACCGACCGGCCATCACGTCGTCGCGGGTCGCAGTCCCGTTGCGCCCGGTCGTCGTCCGGAAGCCCTTCGAGCGTTGCTGGAGGAACCGCTCGCTGTCCTCGGGCGTGACCCGAAGCGCCATCGACTCGGTCGCGACGCCGTCGATCCGAGAGACGATCTTCACCCGGCCGGTTCGAGGCTCGAGTTCGACCGTGCGGTCGTCGTTGCGACCGAACCGGACGGTCTTCGTCCGACTCTCGTACTTGTTCGCTTCGTGCCCGATCTCGACTTCGACCCCGGAACTCGAGCCGTCGTTCGGCGGTTCGATCGTCACCGTGCCCCGCTTGCCGGTCGTCTTCGAGGCGCCGTCGGCCGTGCGGACTGTCGCTCCGGGAACCGGGTCGCGGTCCGATGCATCGACGACGGTGAGCGTCGTCTCGGAGGTGACGGTCAACACCGCACTCGAATTGCGTCGGCTGACCGTTTCGACGTCCGACGTTTCGGAGCCGTGCTTGGCGATCAGTTCCCACGTTCCCCGATCGGGCAGGGAAACGGTACCGCTCCCGCCGACGATGGTCGAGGAGCCGTTCCGGTCGCCGTCGCCCGCCTCGCGGTAGTGGACGGTCGCCTGACCGGTGAGTTTCCCGCTCCCGTCACTGATCGTCACATCGGCGGTGAAGCCGGGAGTCACGTCGGCTCCGCTCGAGCGGTTGCCAAGCAGAGCGTACGAAAGCGGCGCGACGGCGGTTCCGAGGAGGACGCCGCCTGCCCCGACGCCGTGGATGACCGGATCGATCGGAAAGACGTTCCCGGTGACGTAGAGCACGCCGATGGTCCCCGCGAGCGCCAGACAGAACGTGGTCAGCGCCGAGAGGGCGACCTTCGCCGTCGTCGGTTGCCCGCCGATGCGGACCCCTGCTATGCCGATTCCGAGTCCGAGGACGAGCGATAGCACCACCGGCGACCCGATCGTTCCGACGACGATCGCCTGCGTGACCATCCCTGCCTCGTCGGTGTCCGCGGTGTCCGGTTCGACGAGTTCGACCGTCGCCGTTCCGGCGACGGTCTGAACGAGCACGGTGTCGTCCTCGCCGATGGAGTCGATCCCAGCGGACTCGAGGTCGAGTTCGAGCGTCCCTTCCTCGTCCATGCCGTCGACCCCGACCGTGTGGGCCGTGCTGTCGTTCGGTTCGAGGACGGCACCGGTAACCTCGAGGTCGGCCGCCGCTTCGTCGAACGAGAGCGTCGAACCGTCCGCCACCGCCGTAAGGCCGAACGGCCCGTCGTACTCGAGTGACTCGTCGATCTCGAGGTCACCGGCGTCGTTCGCGGCGACGACCTCGACGTCGATACTCCCCTGCGGTGACAGCGAGGAGAGTCCGAGGACGCCGGGTCGGTTCGGTTCCACGGTAGCGACGTACCGTCCGTCGCTCCCTTCCGCGACCACGTCGTACTCCTGATCCGTCTCGAGCCCGGGATACCACAGCGAGAGACGGTCGTCGATCGACCGGAGTTCCGGCTCGAGGACGATCGGCTCGTCGGGAGCTTCGAAAACAGCCGGCCCGTCGGACTCGGCCAGCACCGCGAGTTCGATCGGCTCGCCGGCACCCAGCGCGGCGACGCCTTCGCGCTCGAGTTCGAGTTGGCTGCCGTTTCCGCGGATCGTTCCCTGGAACGAGTCGCTCTCGGATCCGCTCTCTCCGCTGACGGCGACCGTGTCGCCGGCGGCGACGCCGGTCGTCGCCGAGGCGTTCAGCGGCACGCGGAGTTTGTCGCTCTCGCTTTCGTTTTCGTCTTCGTCTTCGTCTTCGTCGTCGGTCGCGTCGGTCCACACGGGTAGATCGTCCGAGACGGTCACGGCGTGAAGCGGGACTCCTTCGTGGTCGGCCGACGCCGTCTCGCCGTCACCGGTGACCGAGACGGTGACGTTCGCGTTCGTCAACGAGACCCCGGCGGCGTCCCCCTCGTCGGGATCGGTGACGTCGAACGCGAACTCGGTTCGACTTTCGTTTTCGCCGACCTCTTCCGCGTACGCGACGTCGGCGTCCTCTACGTCGATGCGGACCTCTTCGAGGGAGTCGACCCCGGACTCGGACAGGGTCACGATGAGGTCGTGACCCTCGCGCTCGAGGTCGACCTCGAGGGCGGCCTCGCCGTCCTCGTTTTCGTTCTCGTTCCCGTCTTCGTCGGCCGCCGCGACGTCCGCGACGACCGCACCGCCGAGCGCGAGTGCCGCGACGAGCGCGAGTGCGACGAGGACCCGTCTCACGGTCGTGGCGCGACCGTCGGGCGGGGAGTCCCGGCGTCGATTGCGTTCGTATCCTACCATGTCTGCATCACTCCGCGTTCCGCTCCACGTACGACTCGAGGTTGTCGACGATGCGATCCAGTTCCGCCCGCGAGAGGTCGCCCTCGCCGCGACCCTGCCCGGCGAGGCTGTCGCCGAGCATCTCGAACTCGTCCCATGAGTGCTCGAGCAGCGGGTTCAGGTCGAACCCGCCGAGCAACAGCAGGACGTCGATGTCGCTTCCCCGACCTCGTTTGGGGGTGAGGCTGGCCTGGCCGGCGACGTTGATGTCGTGTTTCCCCGTCCAGTCGCGGAACGCACCGTAGACGTCGGGTTCGGTGATCTCGTCGTTCTCGATCATGCTCTCGGGAGCCCGTACGATCGCGTAGGCCGCCTGGGTCGTGCCGACATCCATCGGGACGTAGGTGTTCTCGGCGGCCTGATCGAGCATGTACTCGAGTTCGTAGACGTTTCCGTTGAGTTCGGTCGCGACGGCTGGCGTGAAGTGGTAGGCGTCCATCTGGGACGGGATCGTGACGTAGTCTTTCACGTCGATGACGCTGCGCGTCTCCCGGCCCGCGCCGATCATCAGGTCGATCGCAGTGATGATCGCGTCGTTGATGGAGTCGTAGTGACGGCCGTTGCCGTTCTCCTCCTCGTCCAGGTGGGAGTTCGCCGCCAGCAGGACCATGTCGCCGTTCTGCTCCCCCTCGCCGGTTCGAAGCAGCCGGGAAAGACCACAGACGGCGTTGAAGTGTCGCTGGGGCTGCTCGTAGTAGTAGGGCCAGACGCCGAAGGCCGTGTGGATCACGCTGTCCATCCACCGCTCCGAGGCCCCGTTATCGTTCAGATCCTCGAGGCCGTTCTTGAACTGATCGACGACGTAGGGAATCGATCCGTTCCCGGTGCCGCCGCCGAGCGTGGCGACGTGCATGAACGCGTCGGTCGTGCCGAACTCCTTGATGTTCTCGACGATCCGATCGAGGTCCTCGCGGGCGCAGGCCTCCCCGTTCGGGAAGAAGTTCCCCGCACCCTGCTGGGAGCCGAACTCCAGCGCGTGGGATTCCATCATCTCGTCTTCGTCCCGGTCGGTCCCCATCCCGCCTTGCATCCGGTCGATCGTGTTCCGGAGGTCGGCGCGGTTGGTGTTCATGAC of the Halobiforma lacisalsi AJ5 genome contains:
- a CDS encoding COG1361 family protein; this encodes MSRRSVALLVLAVVVGLTMVPAAQAASVSSASAEDVEVMAGETGETTVTVWTSGTEEEQDVDATISVDDGGQPFDVEETTVTIPPGDSESVDLDVDVDDDADPGTYTVYGDANGVSFDFTVTVEAQPPTPDFEDDPLDAGDLLVGETASGEVVIEEVGGDTGLEGVEWRIVDDDPDATLELNDMDGSSWGEGSVQTGPGGEDTAEWQITVDEDVDQHESLSWTVELEDARYEYDETRQVDVEARVIYPGYFGELEFDDPMVFDEPRDETDEITETIELEVPNDGDQPLDVSSVSASASSWDISVDTQNVPDEIDARSTETVDVVVTASTGLSEGDYDFSATASASDYSVESGSYDGDLEIVHDTRIAVESVSLGDVPIGEGERVTATVEEELGYNDIYDLEMTLEDGPDDWLTVQSAPGGLLAGESDTVRFALEFDTDAELGTNYKWTYEFDSDDAESERMTIVAAPVPLDLDPIRDDLSGHDGLVADGTLEMVETMDSQMRSGEADGDDVSTILTFGSASTLYLDASEEATALLEDGQYDEAQAEIVQASAAYNTMTLYAERLEGDELRADSDEVLATAEDDLTGLIDEQEAYYEQQLESGDLSLLEEATIQRDLARVVLLQGDEERAAELESDAEAAFEDYSEAVATGESAAQEADEVWESMESEQFVTVLGQPLLLNPAEYDTVTDRTAALHESYDEAVAAFEDAGESSRAEAVAAEHETRASALETARLSLFLAIGVYGLVAAAIVTRTARRMYWYLQDARESVAGDFLV
- a CDS encoding FtsZ/tubulin family protein, whose protein sequence is MARTDTFTRWSVIASGEGGGRIASQFFDRSENPGIDDRILVMNTNRADLRNTIDRMQGGMGTDRDEDEMMESHALEFGSQQGAGNFFPNGEACAREDLDRIVENIKEFGTTDAFMHVATLGGGTGNGSIPYVVDQFKNGLEDLNDNGASERWMDSVIHTAFGVWPYYYEQPQRHFNAVCGLSRLLRTGEGEQNGDMVLLAANSHLDEEENGNGRHYDSINDAIITAIDLMIGAGRETRSVIDVKDYVTIPSQMDAYHFTPAVATELNGNVYELEYMLDQAAENTYVPMDVGTTQAAYAIVRAPESMIENDEITEPDVYGAFRDWTGKHDINVAGQASLTPKRGRGSDIDVLLLLGGFDLNPLLEHSWDEFEMLGDSLAGQGRGEGDLSRAELDRIVDNLESYVERNAE